The genomic region AACTAGGGGAAAAAAGTgctagatttaaaaataaataaaataaaaagaattaacACAGCCCATAGccaactcatggacagctgtgatacattcccccccccccccccctttttttatttaaatacagaACTAAAGATATTTACTCTGTCACCTAATGGCAGATAATGGGGATCTAAAAAGAAAGCCTCCATTCATACTTTATGCAttaaatttacaaaaatgtacaATTACAGTTAACTAATTATCGGTCAGTAAATATTCAAAAGTAGCCTTTTAATAAAAATCCCCATGTTATTTATACaccttgtgcaaaaaaaaaaaaaaagaagaaaatacaaCCCAAAACAATCTTTACaaagaacattaaaataatgaccgccaataattaaaaaaaaaaaattcactttaatttggcacttcggaaaaCAGAGATCTTACGCAACATCATTACAACATTACAAATTGTTCATTGTTTAGGTTATCAGCCTTTTCAGACTTATACAAGTTCAGAAAGttttaagacaaaaaaaataaaaacactgttaATTTCATAGAGTattaatttacacacacatacacacaaaaaaaaccacatacaatttgtattttatttcagttttgtgctgtttaaaaatacaaccctctgtatgtacaaattttACAGGTTCAGGTTGTGCTATTCAGGTGACCTAAATAAGCAAAGACCATCAGGAACTTCTCACTCGGGATCCCTTTTGAATGAAGGGTGCTAGTGAAGATTTATATTAATTGGGGGTACAGCAAGACAGTCAAAACGGCAAACTTTGCAGGTTGAGCTCCAGAGTCAAGAATTCACTGCTAAATAAAGAGGGGGTGTCATCAACCGCCGAAGAACAAGCAAACTGCTCCTACCCATTTTTGGTGGTTTACTGCCTACGCCTCACAAAATAAATTCCTGCCCAAGTTTTTCTTCATTAGCACAAGTATGTACGTAGACTTTGTTTGATAAATGATTGCAGTAATGGGCACGCTAATCCTGGTCTCACCGAAAGAAACCTCTGATAATGGGCAGCGGTAACTCTTTAGCACTTAGCCTGGTTAATCCTCTGGTGGGTGTAGCCAAGACTGGTGCTTTTTAGTTCAGTAACACAATGCTCTAATATTAAGGTTTCTGGATGTCCCACTGTCTTCATGGGTCCTTCGGCCTAGTATGTTGACTATCCCACTTCCAACtagatgacttaaagggacatcaAGTGGAACACCTGCAGCTCATCAATGTTCTGGGGGCATTTAAATAGCGGAGCACTATTTTCAAAAGGCACACAGATTTAAACAGGAagctctgatatatatatatatatatatatatatatatatatatatatatatatatatatatatatatatatattagtaccaGACACATAATTCATGACACTGGTACTAAACTGATTAAGTAGACCACAAAAAAAGCCATCGAACACGTTTTCCAGTTTTGTAATGACTAAGTTCCAATAACTTCACAGATATACTTTTAAAGCAGCTGCAAATTTTCAGTATTTCACGAGGAAATAAACACTATGAAGTTTTTAAGTAGTTGCCTTCTTGTCCATCACACAAGTAGTTACAGAAGATTCCGTGGCCTCACTCAAACCACTGTATTTTACTCAAATGCATAAGCAAGAGTGCGACCGTGATGAAAGCTCTTGATTAATGGATGAAGTACAAGGAAGAGCTTTGGTAAAAGAACGCTAaagtatcaggaatacaaaccaacaagtattcctcacactatagcgataaactaactatttaggatctcaacaaatccaatgctttcacataggaaaacattgggaggctattgcgcatgcgtggaaaaacactgcaccaatcagcatctcctcatagagatgcatctctatagggaatgtTCAGCGCATCCATGCAgtaactgtcactagaggtgttactaggcagcaacgtAAACACTACCCTTTctctgtaaaggcagtgtttacagtgatcAGCTTGCAGCCATGCTAGAGACACCAGAaccgctacattaagctgtagtggttctggtgactatagtgtccgtttaattaTAACTCCAATTCGCTTCCGAATCTGTTGCAAACAGGCATGTTAAATTCGGAGTCTTAGAACAATATGTAAAGATTCTAAAAGGGACAGGCACTTTAAATTTTGAGATGTCACACGGCTTTGGAACTGAATAGCTATTAAAGTCTGCGGTTACTCCTATTTGAAGTGCTCTGACCCTCTTCTTTCTACTTTAATAAACACTTTAAGGTCATCTGGCCATAGAGATTTTGTGgatggacattcccaccacactAAATGCTGGTTGGCGCAGCACGGCTATTGCTGCGCAAGCTAACTAGCATCCCAATGCTTccatatggcaaagcattggattggctgagctcatcaaTGAAGATCAGCACAGTGAGTGAAATAAGGTGAGAAAATGCCTTATCCAACTTTATTAAGGGGGGACTGATAATCTAAATAATTAGTGTAACATTCTAGctttaatacatttgtattcctaaagcaaCTATATCTTTAAAAACGCTaagattttaattgtatttactttAGTACAGTGCAAATTTAttttgcagagaaaaaaaaaaagcacaaacatTGAAGTAAAACTTGTGACAATGACAAGTCTACTTTAGAGAGTGCCATCATGAGTACACATAAATATGCTCTTTTGAAAGAGCATAACAATTATTCTATACATTGCAAACTATTCTGGAAAATGTATAGTtttccctataaaaaaaaaaaataataattctttaGCAATATGACCCTCCCCTCACTTGTCGATATAAAGATCAAACGCTCCAGGGGAGGAAGGAGATAGATGGGAGCGAGGGGTAACAGCCACATGTCCTGGATCAAGGTAAGTAGTTATTGTAGTTCAGAATTACCATGACTATATCAGTCATTTATACGATAAATTATCTATTCGTTTTCCATGGCAGACCAttcaaacttaattttttttcagatAATCGAAAAATGAAACATCCAAATAATATCAGCAGAAATAAAAGTTCTGGGCAAAAACTACAGAGCCTGATCACTAAAATGtattgcaccataaccaccgcatacAGTGGTAAGGCATATGGAGAACAGAGTTTATCTTTAACGACAACttcgaaacataaaatgtgacggcagataagaaccattcggcccatctagtctgcccaattttctagatactttcattagtccttggccttatcttatagctaggatagccttatgcctgtcccacgcatgcttaaactccttcaccgtgttagccttccagctgaagtggtagaggttaacattcTACTTCCAAATGATTAAAATTCAGGCTTGTATTCATCTTTGACTTTggtttaatttgtttttctgGTCACATTTTTTAGAACAGACACAGAAAATCCCCAGTGCCCAATGATTTAAGTTTAgaataatgtaaaatattttgtgGTCTGTTACTCCCTACCCTAATCGGTTTGTGTTATTTCTCGGGTAATGTCTGGAGATCTCATTTAAGAATCACACAGTTCTGCAAGTCAATTTCTCAGAAGCCACAGTTTCTGTGTAAGTGTTCTAGTAAAGAATGAAACATGAAAATGTGGtactttttataaagtagactAGATGAATGCAAGTAGTATAGATTTTACTCCAAATAGAACCTACAAATTGATAAATATTTCTAAAATGTTCTGGTAGCAGTAGTTTTATTCATATAGAAACTTGTGTCAGCAGTTTAAAGTTACCACCAGTCCCACATCACCACCTTCAACGCTTTCAAAATAACAATGTTACATTCTAAATCCTATAGTGTACAGCTctgtgtacttaaagggacactatagtcaccagaacaactacagcttattgtatttttttggggggtgagtagaatcattaccttcaggctttttgcagttaacagtcttttcagagaaaatgtagtatttacattacagcctagtgataacttcactggccactcctcagatggctactagaggtgcttcctggggcagtgctgcacacagtgtacagtactgacattcagtgtctccacattctgcatggagacactgaacttttctcatagggatacattgattcaattcacctctatgaggagatgctgattggccagtgctgtgtttggTTTGCGCTGGACTCTGCCCCGTTGACAGCCTCAGAattacttctgattatgtcagccaagcaagcagattaggggcagaagcagcagacttgaatacaagtaagattttactagatTTAGAGGAGCCAGATGGTGGTTTCCTTTAATAACCCCACATTACTGTCCACACAGAATGAAATGGCCAATAAATTCACCTTATCGGCAAGCAGTGATCATTTctaaaaatgtgaaattctcttttCTTGACAACCCATGTGAACAACGAAGACTTCCACATTTTATTGCGCTACAATTTTCCTCCAGTTGGGATATAATCACTAAAGTAGGACTTGTGGAGACCTGATCAAGTAATTCAGGACATTTCAACTTTTTGGTTTAGCTCACGGAAGAGAGCGGTCTCAATGAGCAGTTTGAAACATGTTGATTACTTACAATGGGGGTGCACAGCACACTGAAGTGGATATGATCTTTTCAGTATTCCTTCAATCTCCAGAATTCAGACTATGGATATCATTACTATTCAGAACTGCtacttttgtggggggggggggggttgttttttttagtggattttttttattgtaaatgtttGTGAAATAATATGGCTAACATTTCTACACTTACAGCAATACATATTTATTCAACTAAGAATTGTTGATAATGGAATTGTACAGTTTATGCAAAGCTGAGCTGGAAAATCAACTGGATTAAATAGCTAAGCTGGTCTAAATATTTTGGCTACCTTGTCTATTCTCCACAATTGGTCTACTTAAAGCGGCATGGTCACTGTCTGGGGAtcttgcaaagacccccaacagTGGCATCACCGCTGGGGATCCGGTGGCCTGGGGTAGGCGAGTTATActaacctgaacctgtccctcacacGTGCCGCCATCTTATTCCGGCAGACGCGCTTAAGCTCCTggtgcgagagtacagcagtgaggtCTATGAAATCTCATGGGATCATCCATAGATAAAGCCAATTACATTAATGTGTTattctaatgatttttttttattttatttttttaaaatcattacaAGAAGGGATggatgggcaaaaaaaaaaaaaggttaaataaaaaaaaattagaaaattaaaaaaaaaaaaaaaaatcgcaaaaGTTAGAATAAAATAGCTAAACTATAATTACCAAAAACCGCTATTTTCTAGCTCAATCATTTTTAACGAAAACCTACAAGTCCCATGTCAGTACTCCACATTTTACAGCTTTGGGACTAAAACCCCAATCAGTTGAAAAAACAATCAAGTTACGTTTTGCAAGTTTGTACTGCCAACGTACAAGTGGCTGACTTGTGAATAAATTAACTCACAGCCCAATGACAAGCAAAGCTTTTTGCGGATTGGCTGAAAAGGCAGCACACATTATGATCATGGAGAAGAATCAGAAAATTGAGATAAGAATAAACAAAATGGCAAGTTTTCTAAAAGTGCCGATTTTCTTGAGCAATAAAAAGGTCCCGTAACCGTTACATACATTTGAAGTGCTCAGGTAcctaaatcatttattttatttttaaaaattgacaAACAGGGAACCTAATACAGCTAGTgacaggagcactatagtgttaggaataaaaaaatgtgtattcttaatactatagtgttgctttacgGATGCTCTCCGTTCATCTATTTGGGCAATTTTAAAATTGACTTTATTGAAGGTCATTGCGTTTTGAGTCTCACAGCTCTAGAAGCAAACACTATAGGTTGGGAACGTCATTAGACAGGTTTTGCCACCTGTCATTAAACTTTGCATACTATCAAACTACAATGATGAAACCAGTGATAAATAAATATTCTCGATCCTGCAGGTTTATGAGCTTAACTTCCCATGATGACCGAAAATTGAAATACAGTTCACAAAGCTCTGTAGTGCCAAGATTAAGTATGTTTAAATTCCACTACTAGTTGGGTGGGTGACAGGTCCACTTTCAAAATCCCCTGTGTGCATTTGTTCTCAATTTGAAGCATGAGCCTGAAGGGGTAGCTACGGCTTAGAGTTAAACCTATTTTAAAGGACGAACATTCCCTAGTCATGTATAAAAAGTCACCTCATCTCAGCGCAAATTAGATTGCAAGTTCATTGGAGCGGACACATTTACAGGCACAGTATATTGTTAGAACAGTGATTTCTATACTTTAGATGAAAGGATATTCTATTTTCATTTCAATTGCAGTATTCATTGCCATGTGCTGGTAGTTTTGTTTTCCTTTAGTTTAACAAATTAATTTCTGAATTGTGTTTTAAATCCAGaaaaacattagaaaaaaaaaaagcattatataCAAAAAAGTTCCACCATGTGAAATTTCGATGATTCTAAGcaagcttgattttggtcttacGGATATTACTAGGAAAGTGAAGATTGGGGATTAAGGCAACATcaaaactttaaaaagaaaaagaaataaaagaaattaggtTTAATAATTTATTGTGCCACAGCACTTTCCATTTAGACCAAATAAGGAAAACCCTACTTCGACACATTTCAATGCCTCCCAGTAAACACTCCATTCTcaataataaattacatatttggTAGAAATACTAGGACAATTTTTTTGGGAGAAACCCTTCTCCCCCTTCTAAGTGCTTTCTATTTACGTTGGTTAAAAACaaagacaaataaaaataaaacaagtaaaCAATGCCTTGAAAGATTGAGAAGTCAAAGAAAATTATCATAGTCTTAAAGGCCTTGCTTTTGTAATAGTCAAGATATTGTCTACTCCTGTAGAAGGCAGATTTTACatttataatgaaaaataaacaaacatgaaAATTCCCACAGAACATACACAGACCAATCCAGTGTTGAGAATTATTTTAACAAGGGGAGTCTCTTCCAACATTTTTAAACAAACTGCTTCATCCTCCACCTCTTCTTTGAAAGTTTTTTTGTCACCAGTCTCGCTTTTATAGCCACAGAACCAGTCAAAAAATGTGGAGCATTTGCTCTTGCCCTTGGCAATCCCCTCTTTTGGAGTTTGACCCATGAGAGCTGCTTGTCCATTGGAATAGCAATCCACCGGTGTCTCTGCTTCAGAGACACTTAATGGGCTCAGAGGGTTATTGTCATCTTTGTAAGTCATCAGAAGAGTAATGTCCTCCGTTTGGATATTTTTAATGTGGTCATCTGACTTCCCGTTGGGAATTACTTGTTTTATATCATTATCAGTGCAATGTACAATTGTTTTCTCTTGTTCCTTGTAGGATTCCTCTTTGTGGGTTATTTCTTTGACCGTTTTGTTTTTAAGTGCCCAAAATGTAGTGGTCCTAATTTGCTCTTTATTTGGAGGGGATGTCAGGAGGCTAACAACGACAGCAATTATTCCAGTAATCCAGAACAAGGCAGTGGCAATGTACATGTAGTGAATATTTTTAATAAAGCTTGGTCTGTTGTCAGGTTGATCACACTCAGGAACGCGATAAACAAATGCCAAAATTAAACGTGAAACTCCCAGAACAAAACCCACCACTCCACCATAGAATGCTCCTTGCTCATTACATCGTTTCCAAAATACACCCAAAAGAAACAAAGCAGCCACTGGAGGAGTCAGATAGTCGGCCACCTCTTGAATGTACAGGTACATTTGCCCTCCTTGCATTTCTATAATGATTGGCACCCAAGCAATGCTGATAACTACCATAAAAGCCACAAACACCCTCCCAACCAGCATGAGTTCTCGAGAAGTGGCAGTCTTTCGCATAAACTTGTATATATCAAGTGTAAAGATGGTGCTTGCGCTGTTGAATATGGAGTCTAAATCACTCATCAGTGCTGCAATCATTACGGCCATCATCAGGCCTCGCAAACCAACAGGCAAGACTTTCATCACCAAACGTGGATAAGCAATGTTTGAGCAACCTGCTCTGCTCCCACAAACTTCCATACAGTGCTCTGGATTTATACAAGCAATATCATCGACAAACAGTATTCTCGAAATCATCCCAGGAATTACTATAATGAACAATGGCAAGATCTTCAGGAAACCGGCCATGAGAGTTGCTCCTTTGGCATGTGATATGTTCTTTGCAGCCAACACCCTTTGCACAATGACTTGGTCGGCACACCAATACCACACTGAGGCAGGAGTCTGGCCCAGGATAAACCCGGGCCAAGGAACGTCTTCGTCGTTCGCTTCACGCAGCATCCTGAGGGAATCTGGCTTTGGTGAAACATGGCATGAGTTTGTACTGGTAAAGTTATGGGTCAGTAATATGGATGTAATGTTTGGGGTTGCCAACATGTATCTCCTTTTGACTTCCTCAAATCCACCAATTTGTACAAAGCTGATGATGGTAAGAGTAAGGGCTCCGATAATCATGAGAAAAGCTTGGAGAGTATCTGTATAAATAACAGCCACAAGTCCACCTGTGACAGTGAGGAGAGCGGTCATTCCAATAAGCAAAATCACAGACAAGTAAAGATTCCATCCAAGAGATTCTTGAATAAACAAGGCCCCAGAATATAAGTCCACTGAGAGTTTGGTAAAAATGTACAAAATCAAAGATAATACTGCAAAGTAGACTTGGATTCTATGTCCTCCAAAACGTCTTGACAAATACTCGGGCATAGTATATACTCCAGAGCGTATATATACTGGAATGAAGACCCATCCAAGGAGTTGTAAGAGCAACAAGGCATTTAACTCCCATGCACCCACTGCAAATCCACTTGCTGCTCCCGATCCGGACAGTCCAATAAAATGTTCGCTACCAATATTGCTTACAAATAGTGAGGCACCAACAGCAGCCCAGGTCATGGAGCGACCTGCCAGAAAGTATCCACTCACGGTACTCCTGTTTGATTTCCACATGGCAAAGAATCCAAAGCATAAAACCAGCACAAAATACAATGCGACGATGGCAATATCCGCGGCTTCCAATGAAGCTCTCATGATTAGGGGATGTAGGGAGCTCACGTTTTTATAATCCTTATAAAACCTCACGTCTTAGTATACAACAGTGTAAAGAGGCTTAAAGGGTTTTtggttttttcctttggtttgctCGCTTGATGTCAGTCCCAGCTATATCCCGGTGCTTAGCATGcactttaaaaatgtaatattttacatcGACACACTCCAAGGCATTCggcttttatttattaatattttatttttttttaaccatgtagTGCGGTCTATAGTAAGGGACCCTGCAAGGGAgcaaaaaacaaaagacaaaaagaTACAATTAGATAAGGCATCCATGGCGAGGAGAATGACACTGGAAAACGCAACAACGTGGGTGGCAATCATACGCAGGGCTTGTTATCATTTAACAATAACCTGGTAAGTTTATCGCGATATACATGGACCCcgcttaataaataatattacaacAAAAATATACACAATTGTAGACATtatccaatgaaaaaaaaaaaaatctttttttcataaGCTATATATCACTTTAAATCATAAAACGTTATGACATTGTAGTAACAGATTATATTACAGAATGCAAAATGTTTTCCCCTGAATGACAAAGTGCAATGATTTTCACTGATCTGAAAGAACCCCAGTGTCTTTGCATAACTAGACAAGTACAGTAATTtcatcaatgttttttttaaatgaatgataCCCCAGGGACAGATTCACCACACTGAAAAACTCTCAACAGACAATTAAAAACAATGAGAGGACCAGGATTGGCTGACGCACAACAGCAGCTTCCTGGTCTTCAATAACAAACCTTCAATAAGggagttacttttttattattaatggtTTGCAATACTTCTATAATGCATAAAAACAGAAGTGcagccttgagtgtccctttaaagcagattGGTAACTTGAACAAGTACGTAATCTGTCGGGCAACAATGCTGGCAGGCATTAAtctaaatacagttttacatttccaTCATAACAATCCTACATTAATTCACTACGTGTGATACATCGTCCTACTGTCCTAAATCAGCTTTCAGAAGATGGCAGTGATCTTTAGGATGATTGGGATAACAGGAGTAAAAACCAAA from Pelobates fuscus isolate aPelFus1 chromosome 1, aPelFus1.pri, whole genome shotgun sequence harbors:
- the SLC5A3 gene encoding sodium/myo-inositol cotransporter, coding for MRASLEAADIAIVALYFVLVLCFGFFAMWKSNRSTVSGYFLAGRSMTWAAVGASLFVSNIGSEHFIGLSGSGAASGFAVGAWELNALLLLQLLGWVFIPVYIRSGVYTMPEYLSRRFGGHRIQVYFAVLSLILYIFTKLSVDLYSGALFIQESLGWNLYLSVILLIGMTALLTVTGGLVAVIYTDTLQAFLMIIGALTLTIISFVQIGGFEEVKRRYMLATPNITSILLTHNFTSTNSCHVSPKPDSLRMLREANDEDVPWPGFILGQTPASVWYWCADQVIVQRVLAAKNISHAKGATLMAGFLKILPLFIIVIPGMISRILFVDDIACINPEHCMEVCGSRAGCSNIAYPRLVMKVLPVGLRGLMMAVMIAALMSDLDSIFNSASTIFTLDIYKFMRKTATSRELMLVGRVFVAFMVVISIAWVPIIIEMQGGQMYLYIQEVADYLTPPVAALFLLGVFWKRCNEQGAFYGGVVGFVLGVSRLILAFVYRVPECDQPDNRPSFIKNIHYMYIATALFWITGIIAVVVSLLTSPPNKEQIRTTTFWALKNKTVKEITHKEESYKEQEKTIVHCTDNDIKQVIPNGKSDDHIKNIQTEDITLLMTYKDDNNPLSPLSVSEAETPVDCYSNGQAALMGQTPKEGIAKGKSKCSTFFDWFCGYKSETGDKKTFKEEVEDEAVCLKMLEETPLVKIILNTGLVCVCSVGIFMFVYFSL